A window of Halopseudomonas sabulinigri genomic DNA:
GAACGTACCCGTCAGCTGGAGAAAGACGTCGAACAGCTCAAGGCCAAGGCAGCCAGCGCAGCTGGTAGCGATATGGCCGCAGAAGCACAGCAGGTCGGCGAGCGTACCGTATTGGTCAAGCGCGTTGACGGCATGGACGGCAAGGGCCTGATGGCACTGGTCGACCAGTTGAAGAACAAGTTGGGCTCAGCCGCTATTCTGCTGGGTGGTGAGGCCGACGGTAAGGTTGTATTGGTGGCGGGCGTGACCAAGGATCTGTCAGGTCAGGTCAAGGCTGGCGACTGGATCCGTACCACCGCCCAGGCGGTTGGCGGCAAGGGCGGCGGTCGGCCTGATATGGCGCAGGGCGGTGGTACCGACATCGCGGCGCTGGATCAGGCGCTGAAGGATGCGGTCAACTGGGTTGGCCAGCAATAAGGTCTGCTGTTACTGCAGATGATTATGGAGGCACCTTAACCGGGTGCCAGGCAATGGTCGGCTAGCCGATCTCCGGGTGAGGATAGACGTAGCAAAATGGCGCTTATTGTCCAGAAGTTTGGTGGTACCTCGGTTGGCAGCGTTGAACGCATCATGCAGGTCGCCGAGAAAATCAAGGGCTTCAAATCCAACGGGCATGATCTGGTGGTGGTGGTATCGGCCATGAGTGGCGAGACCAACCGTCTGATTGATCTGGCCAAGCAGATTCAACCCGAGCCGGATGCGCGCGAGATGGATGTCATCGTGTCGACCGGTGAGCAGGTCACCATTGGCCTGCTGGCCATGGCGCTGAAAGCGGCTGGTGTGCCAGCGGTCTCCTTTACCGGGTCGCAGGTGCGCATTGTTACCGACAGCTCCCATGGCAAGGCGCGCATACAGCAGATTGATGACGATCGCTTGCGCGCCGAGTTGGCTGCAGGTCGCGTGGTTATTGTGGCGGGCTTTCAGGGTGTGGATGAAAACGGCGCCATCACAACCCTGGGTCGCGGTGGCTCGGACACCACCGGCGTGGCACTGGCTGCAGCGCTGAAGGCAGATGAATGTCAGATTTATACTGATGTGGATGGCGTCTACACCACTGATCCGCGGGTTGTTGAGAGTGCTCGCCGTCTGGACAAGATTACCTTCGAAGAAATGTTGGAAATGGCCAGCCTGGGCTCCAAGGTGCTGCAGATCCGCTCGGTCGAGTTCGCCGGCAAGTACAACGTCCCCCTGCGGGTGCTGCACAGCTTCAAAGAAGGCCCTGGTACCCTTATTACCCTTGAGGAAAATGTGTCGATGGAACAACCCGTCATCTCCGGCATTGCATTCAACCGTGATGAAGCCAAACTCACCATTCGTGGCGTGCCGGACACCCCCGGTGTGGCTTTCAAGATTCTGGGGCCGATTAGCGCGGCAAACATTGAAGTCGATATGATCGTGCAGAACGTATCGCAGGATAACACCACCGATTTCACATTCACCGTGCATCGCAATGACTTCCGCAAGGCAGAGACTATCCTGAAGGAAACGGCCACCAGTATTGGTGCCCGCGAAGTGGCTGCCGATGACAAGATTGCCAAGGTATCCATCGTCGGTGTGGGTATGCGCTCTCACGCTGGTGTGGCCAGCAGCATGTTCGAGGCCTTGGCCAAGGACAGTATCAATATCCAGATGATCTCTACCTCTGAAATCAAGGTATCGGTGGTGATCGACGAGAAGTATCTGGAGCTGGCAGTGCGCTCGTTGCACACTGCCTTTGGCCTCGACGCGGAAGCCGCGCAAGAGGCTTGAGGTTTACCTGATTCTCGCAGGCCGGTAACGGTCTGCGTGCAAGGGCACGGTCTCTGGCTGCCGTGTCCGCCTGTGACCCTTCAGGGCCGGAGGCAGCAAGCCGGTTTTTTTGCAGACTGTTGTGTCCTGATCATGAGCA
This region includes:
- a CDS encoding aspartate kinase → MALIVQKFGGTSVGSVERIMQVAEKIKGFKSNGHDLVVVVSAMSGETNRLIDLAKQIQPEPDAREMDVIVSTGEQVTIGLLAMALKAAGVPAVSFTGSQVRIVTDSSHGKARIQQIDDDRLRAELAAGRVVIVAGFQGVDENGAITTLGRGGSDTTGVALAAALKADECQIYTDVDGVYTTDPRVVESARRLDKITFEEMLEMASLGSKVLQIRSVEFAGKYNVPLRVLHSFKEGPGTLITLEENVSMEQPVISGIAFNRDEAKLTIRGVPDTPGVAFKILGPISAANIEVDMIVQNVSQDNTTDFTFTVHRNDFRKAETILKETATSIGAREVAADDKIAKVSIVGVGMRSHAGVASSMFEALAKDSINIQMISTSEIKVSVVIDEKYLELAVRSLHTAFGLDAEAAQEA